Proteins from a genomic interval of Aspergillus flavus chromosome 7, complete sequence:
- a CDS encoding copper amine oxidase: MRLTISAAVLPSLLLLPCFLGDALAHPGPDPKAAWVRQGRGRKSSPRNLQVHSSMLSTCVESNATVIKAPKHNVWEGLTDEETASVVKWLFQQPTLNLTVTEGAGEWDNTIALVELMRPNKTDVLSYLDHQGPAPSRYAHVVLDNRATTDPHYADLLVGPLPITNQSTPSWTPLEYPYTRKTHGRVRNLDADYSTIYSEWLYKVSASIADITLDLFNGTALGLDNDTLDIWGIDPLWQDDGRIIRWDTFWNMPTDEFDNGSILPLGLFFKSDVTGRDPSQWKLEGWLYNDIFYETTEAFRHAFFSTGFVKLKPNTEGPWAQTDQRGPILPQDKQQSPLMVAPSGARYSVDLDRKYVTWMDFSFYISFSRDTGVSVFDIRYKGQRVLYELGLQEALAHYAGNDPIQSSVAYLDSYYGFGPYAFELVKGYDCPVYATYLNSSFYVSETTHTHIDSLCVFEYDADYPIQRHSTSDYVSSTKNVYLTLRSVSTIGNYDYMTSYTFHMDGTIGVEVRASGYIQAAYYAHNEDFGYRIHDALSGSMHDHVLNFKADFDILGVNNSIELTTVAPVTRTFTWSGGRSRNTMTLERSILSSEDEGRFNWGPNGATMMHVINQDARNPYGEYRGYRVLPAAGTAHLTVQDSSNVAHAAHWAEYDIQVTRQHDHEPRAAHAYNSQDIHNPPVNFAEFFDGEPLNQTDLVVWLNLGMHHVPHTGDLPNTVFTTAHSGVQFTPLNYLAGDPSRQTVNMVRVNYANGSATEVKTFGQAEEVCTVPITGIGEELWRYQGDVVVRKFPYNPNDPYYEMEGDA; this comes from the exons ATGAGGCTAACGATCTCCGCGGCAGTATTGCCTTCGttgcttcttctcccctGCTTCCTGGGAGATGCTCTAGCTCATCCGGGACCTGATCCTAAGGCAGCATGGGTGCGTCAAGGTCGGGGAAGGAAGAGTTCCCCGCGGAACCTGCAAGTCCATTCGTCTATGCTCTCGACCTGCGTCGAGAGCAATGCCACTGTGATCAAAGCACCCAAGCATAATGTTTGGGAAGGCTTGACGGACGAGGAAACAGCCTCTGTGGTTAAGTGGCTCTTCCAACAACCGACGCTGAACCTGACTGTCACGGAAGGCGCCGGAGAGTGGGATAACACGAT TGCCCTCGTCGAGCTGATGCGCCCCAACAAGACGGATGTTTTAAGCTATCTCGATCACCAAGGCCCAGCACCTAGCCGTTACGCGCACGTTGTCCTTGACAACCGCGCCACGACTGACCCTCATTATGCTGATCTTTTGGTCGGGCCTCTACCCATCACCAATCAGTCTACCCCTTCTTGGACGCCATTAGAGTATCCTTACACGCGCAAGACTCACGGTCGAGTGCGCAACCTCGACGCTGACTATAGCACCATCTACTCTGAGTGGCTGTATAAGGTTAGCGCATCCATTGCAGATATCACCCTGGACCTGTTCAATGGGACTGCATTGGGCTTAGACAACGACACTCTTGATATATGGGGGATTGACCCCCTCTGGCAGGATGACGGCCGGATCATCCGCTGGGACACATTCTGGAACATGCCAACGGATGAGTTCGACAACGGCAGCATCCTACCGCTGGGACTATTCTTCAAATCCGACGTGACTGGGCGTGATCCTTCTCAGTGGAAGCTTGAAGGCTGGCTTTACAACGACATCTTCTATGAAACGACAGAGGCTTTTCGCCATGCATTCTTCTCGACCGGATTTGTCAAACTAAAGCCCAACACCGAGGGACCATGGGCGCAGACGGACCAACGGGGCCCTATACTTCCACAAGACAAGCAGCAATCGCCTCTCATGGTAGCGCCGTCAGGAGCACGGTACTCTGTGGACCTCGACCGCAAATACGTGACATGGATGGACTTCTCGTTTTACATCAGCTTCTCTCGTGATACCGGCGTATCAGTGTTTGATATCCGCTATAAAGGTCAGCGCGTGCTGTACGAGTTGGGTCTACAAGAGGCACTCGCCCACTATGCGGGCAACGACCCAATCCAATCCAGCGTCGCATATCTGGACTCATACTACGGCTTCGGACCGTACGCCTTTGAGCTAGTCAAAGGCTACGACTGTCCGGTCTATGCAACCTACCTCAACAGCTCCTTCTACGTTTCCGAGACAACACACACGCACATTGACAGTCTCTGTGTGTTTGAGTACGATGCCGACTATCCTATTCAGCGCCACAGCACGTCCGACTACGTGAGCAGTACGAAGAACGTATACCTCACCCTCCGATCCGTGTCCACGATCGGCAACTACGACTATATGACCAG CTACACGTTCCACATGGACGGCACGATTGGCGTCGAAGTCCGCGCCTCCGGCTACATCCAAGCCGCCTACTACGCGCACAACGAAGACTTCGGCTACCGCATCCACGATGCGTTGTCCGGCAGCATGCACGACCACGTCCTCAACTTCAAGGCCGACTTCGACATCCTCGGCGTGAACAACAGCATCGAGCTCACTACGGTGGCCCCGGTCACCCGCACCTTCACCTGGTCCGGCGGCCGCTCGCGCAACACCATGACCCTGGAACGGTCCATCCTATCGTCCGAAGACGAAGGCCGCTTCAACTGGGGCCCCAACGGGGCGACGATGATGCACGTCATCAACCAGGACGCCCGCAACCCGTACGGCGAGTACCGGGGCTACCGCGTGCTGCCGGCGGCCGGGACAGCGCACCTGACGGTCCAGGACTCCAGCAACGTGGCGCACGCGGCGCACTGGGCCGAGTACGACATCCAGGTCACGCGGCAGCACGACCACGAGCCGCGCGCCGCGCACGCCTACAACAGCCAGGACATCCACAACCCGCCCGTCAACTTCGCCGAGTTCTTCGACGGCGAGCCGCTCAACCAGACCGATCTGGTCGTGTGGCTGAACCTGGGGATGCACCACGTCCCGCACACGGGCGACCTGCCGAACACGGTGTTCACGACGGCCCACTCCGGGGTGCAGTTCACGCCGCTGAACTACCTCGCCGGGGACCCGAGCCGGCAGACGGTGAACATGGTGCGAGTGAATTATGCGAATGGGTCGGCGACGGAGGTGAAGACGTTCGGGCAGGCGGAGGAGGTCTGTACGGTACCCATCACCGGGATCGGGGAGGAGCTATGGCGGTATCAGGGGGATGTAGTGGTGCGGAAATTCCCGTATAACCCGAATGATCCGTACTATGAGATGGAGGGGGATGCATGA
- a CDS encoding mannitol-1-phosphate/altronate dehydrogenase (mannitol dehydrogenase, putative), with protein sequence MAPLKLNNKNLSQIAAAGETQVKVPTYKRGGDVKEGIVHVGVGGFHRAHLAVYVDQLMQKHGVTDYAICGVGLQPFDAAMRDALGSQDHLYTVIERSAKGSFAHVVGSINSYLFAPDNREAVIAKMAHPDTHIVSLTITESGYYYNENTHELQSEHPDIQFDLQPANEKSPRTTFGFLYAALARRYQQGLKPFTVMSCDNMQKNGSITRHMLESFARLRNPEIAKWIAEQGAFPNAMVDRITPQTSATDKTALADNFAIEDSWPVVTEPFMQWVIEDQFSDGRPPFEKVGAQVVKNVHDVEEFEKHKLRLLNGSHSAIGYPGQLAGFKYVHEVMENPLFSKFVWQMMQDEVKPLLPEIPGVNIDEYCKTLIERFSNPTIMDQLPRICLNASGKIPQFIMPSIAEAIWVTGPFRRLCFVAAAWFHYINGVDDSGKKFEVDDPMREELQAKARAGGTSPAELLSIKSLFGDDLRGDKRFLQEITKAMEDIARDGILKTLPKYID encoded by the coding sequence atggctcCCCTGAAGCTCAACAACAAAAACCTGTCGCAAATTGCGGCGGCAGGTGAGACCCAAGTCAAGGTCCCAACCTACAAGCGCGGTGGCGACGTGAAGGAGGGAATTGTCCACGTCGGCGTCGGCGGCTTCCACAGAGCTCACTTGGCCGTTTATGTCGACCAGTTGATGCAGAAGCATGGTGTGACTGACTACGCGATTTGTGGTGTTGGTTTGCAGCCCTTTGACGCCGCCATGCGCGACGCCTTAGGGTCGCAGGACCACCTCTACACCGTCATTGAGCGTTCGGCCAAGGGCAGCTTTGCCCATGTTGTTGGGAGCATCAATTCCTATCTCTTTGCCCCCGATAACCGCGAGGCCGTCATCGCCAAGATGGCGCACCCGGATACCCACATTGTGTCGCTCACTATCACCGAGAGCGGTTACTACTACAACGAGAACACACACGAGCTCCAAAGTGAGCACCCTGACATTCAGTTCGACCTCCAACCAGCGAACGAGAAGTCCCCGCGCACCACGTTCGGCTTCCTCTATGCCGCTCTGGCACGCCGCTACCAGCAAGGGCTCAAGCCCTTTACCGTCATGTCGTGTGACAACATGCAGAAGAACGGTTCCATCACTCGCCACATGCTCGAGTCCTTTGCGCGCCTGCGCAACCCCGAGATCGCGAAGTGGATTGCCGAACAGGGCGCCTTCCCCAACGCCATGGTCGACCGTATCACCCCTCAGACATCCGCCACCGATAAAACGGCACTCGCAGACAACTTTGCTATCGAGGACTCGTGGCCCGTCGTCACAGAGCCCTTTATGCAGTGGGTAATTGAGGATCAGTTCTCCGATGGCCGCCCACCATTCGAGAAGGTTGGTGCCCAGGTGGTCAAGAATGTCCATGACGTCGAGGAATTCGAGAAGCACAAGCTGCGCCTGCTCAACGGCAGCCACTCGGCCATCGGCTACCCAGGGCAGCTGGCCGGCTTCAAATATGTCCACGAGGTGATGGAGAACCCACTGTTCAGCAAGTTTGTGTGGCAAATGATGCAGGACGAGGTGAAGCCGTTGTTGCCCGAGATCCCGGGCGTCAACATTGATGAGTATTGCAAGACGCTCATCGAGCGCTTCTCCAACCCAACCATCATGGATCAACTGCCCCGCATCTGCCTCAACGCTTCGGGCAAGATCCCACAATTTATCATGCCTTCAATTGCTGAGGCGATCTGGGTTACTGGCCCATTCCGCCGCCTGTGTTTCGTTGCGGCTGCCTGGTTCCATTACATTAACGGCGTCGACGACAGCGGCAAGAAGTTCGAGGTCGACGACCCGATGCGCGAGGAGCTCCAGGCCAAGGCTCGCGCAGGAGGCACCAGCCCGGCCGAGCTCCTCAGCATCAAGAGCCTGTTCGGTGACGACTTGCGCGGCGACAAGAGGTTCCTCCAGGAAATCACCAAAGCGATGGAGGACATCGCCCGGGACGGCATCCTGAAGACGCTTCCCAAGTACATTGACTAA
- a CDS encoding amino acid transporter, with protein MEYDEIEMVHGYGEHKLPRNIVRRPSPSRSQGSQRKQGLERYLGFLPMLAFAATSQASWEAIGASMFAGLENGGPVALIYGLILVILGSLGMALSLAELASITPVAGAQYHWTYDLAPFAPRFLSFMQGEIDIFAWWANTATSPFLIGTQIKALAVQNNPSYNPKPWHTTLIIWAVLLIPLAVNIYGRRLLSAVEVIGGTIHIVFFPAVLITLIVLGSRNSSEFVWTYFENSASGWHNDGIIWSVGLLTAVYTFSGFDGVVHMAEEVKDARRTIPRSMVYSVLINGTVALGFTIGLLYTMGSLDDALNTPTGYPLLEIFYAATKSNAAASGMLMMFILPGFVALLNGLASVTRLTWAFARDEGLPFSSYFVHISSWHKIPLRALFLVSTIIVLLAVINIGSTTAFNALLSLATLGQYISYLIPIIFLLIKRIRAPQEVRWGSFRLGKWGIPLNIFVIMYGIYIVIFLPFPPNYPVTATNMNYAAPVFLAVVFFAVIDWFVRGHKCWHGPRIKVTAD; from the exons ATGGAGTACGATGAGATTGAAATGGTCCACGGCTATGGCGAGCACAAATTGCCCCGCAACATCGTCCGGAGGCCTTCACCTTCTCGGAGCCAAGGGTCTCAGAGGAAACAAGGCCTTGAG CGATATCTCGGGTTCCTTCCCATGCTGGCTTTTGCCGCAACTTCGCAGGCCTCCTGGGAAGCGATCGGGGCTAGCATGTTTGCGGGTTTAGAGAACGGCGGCCCTGTGGCCCTCATCTATGGGTTGATTTTGGTAATTCTCGGGTCGCTGGGGATGGCTCTTTCGCTGGCCGAACTTGCGTCAAT AACCCCTGTGGCTGGAGCTCAGTACCATTGGACGTACGATCTTGCTCCGTTCGCTCCTCGATTCCTGAGTTTTATGCAAGGTGAGATTGAC ATCTTTGCCTGGTGGGCCAATACCGCCACCTCACCTTTCTTGATCGGAACCCAAATTAAGGCCCTTGCCGTCCAGAACAACCCGAGCTATAACCCCAAACCCTGGCACACCACTCTGATCATATGGGCGGTCTTGTTGATCCCTTTAGCCGTGAACATCTACGGTCGGCGTCTGCTGTCTGCCGTGGAAGTAATCGGTGGTACCATTCATATTGTGTTTTTTCCCGCGGTCCTCATCACCTTAATCGTCCTGGGCTCTCGCAACTCTTCGGAGTTCGTGTGGACCTATTTCGAGAACTCTGCCAGCGGCTGGCATAATGATGGTATCATTTGGTCGGTTGGTCTCTTGACTGCAGTCTATACATTCAGTG GTTTCGACGGAGTGGTGCACATGGCCGAGGAGGTCAAGGACGCCCGTCGGACAATTCCCCGATCTATGGTATACAGTGTCCTGATCAATGGTACTGTTGCCTTGGGATTTACCATCGGACTTTTATACACGATGGGCAGCTTGGATGACGCTCTCAACACCCCAACCGGCTATCCACTCCTTGAGATCTTCTACGCGGCCACCAAGTCGAATGCAGCTGCGTCggggatgttgatgatgttcATCTTGCCGGGGTTTGTAGCCCTGCTCAATGGGCTGGCATCGGTTACCCGGCTGACCTGGGCGTTTGCGCGCGATGAAGGTCTTCCCTTCTCCAGCTACTTCGTACATATCTCCTCGTGGCACAAGATTCCTTTGCGTGCACTCTTCCTAGTCTCAACCATTATCGTGCTTCTTGCCGTGATCAACATCGGTTCCACCACAGCCTTCAATGCGCTCCTGTCTCTCGCAACTCTGGGCCAGTACATCTCTTACCTCATTCCCATCATTTTTCTCCTAATCAAGCGCATTCGCGCACCGCAGGAGGTGCGCTGGGGCTCATTTCGACTGGGAAAATGGGGGATCCCGCTCAACATTTTCGTGATCATGTACGGAATATACattgtcatcttcctcccgtTTCCCCCTAACTACCCTGTAACGGCGACGAACATGAACTATGCCGCACCTGTCTTTCTGGCAGTGGTGTTCTTCGCCGTTATTGATTGGTTTGTCAGGGGTCACAAATGCTGGCACGGCCCCAGGATCAAGGTGACAGCCGATTAA